ACCCAGCATGTAAGGGGCGTCGATAACGTCCGCATGCTCGTCAACCTGCTGCTGATGCGCGGGAACATCGGCCGGCCCGGCGCGGGGCCGACGCCGGTGCGCGGGCATTCGAACGTGCAGGGTCAGCGGACGGTCGGCATCACCGAAAAGACCGAGCTCGCCCCCGTCGACAAGCTGAAGGAACTCTACGGCTTCGACCCGCCGACCGAAAAGGGGCTCGATACGGTCGAGGCTTGCCGCGGGATCATCGATGGTAGCGTAAAGGCGGTTATCGGTCTCGGCGGCAACTTCCTGCGTGCGGTGCCCGAGACCGGACTGATGGAAGACGCGTGGCCACGGCTCGATGTGTCGGTGCAGATCGCGACGAAGCTCAACCGCAACCACCTGTTCGCCGGCCGCGTGACCTATCTGCTGCCGTGCCTGGGACGGATCGAGGAGGATGTGCAGGCGTCGGGTCCGCAGGTCGTGACGGTCGAAGACTCGACCAGCTGCATCCACGGATCGCGCGGCAAGGCCAAACCCGCCAGCCCGCACCTCCTGTCCGAAGCCGCGATCGTCGGCGCGCTCGCTAAGCGGATCTGTCCGCCCAACGCCCGGGTCGACTGGGATGCGTGGGTCGCCGATTACGGCCGGGTACGCGACGCGATCGAGGCGACGTACCCGGACAAATTTGCCAACTTCAACCAGCGGCTGTTCGAGCCCGGTGGTTTCTGGAAGGGAAACAAGGCGGCCGAGCGGATCTGGGAAACCAAGACCGGCAAGGCGGAATTCCTGGTACCGGGCGACCTATCGGCGACCGGATTTGCAGACAAGGATGGCCGCTACCGGTTGATGACGCTGCGCTCCAACGATCAGTTCAATACGACGATCTACGGCTATTACGATCGCTTTCGCGGTGTGAACGGCACGCGCGACGTGTTGTTCATGAACAGCGAGGATATCGCGGCCGAGGGCCTGCACGAAGGGCAGGTGGTGACGTTGATGAGTGACGCCGGCGACAACCATGTGCGCCGCCGCGAGGGGCTGGTGGTGACCCCGTACAGCATCCCGCGCGGGTGTTTGGGGGCATATTATCCCGAATGCAACGTGCTGATGCCGGTCGAGCACCATGCGGAGGAAAGCCATGTCCCGGCGGCGAAATCGGTGCCGGTGCGGTTTGCCAGATAATATCCGTGCTGCCGTGCAGGCGGGAGCCCAGGGTGTCGCAGGTCTGACCTCGCCGCTCTAGGCCCCCGCCTGTGCGGAAGCACGGTCGGGCTTGGGCACTGCCGCAATCACCGCCGCCACCAGCGTCCCCACGCACAGTTGATACGGAAACGCGAGCGTCGTCAGCCCCAGTCCCATCCAGGGCTGCAACAGCAACACCGTCACGAACCCGCCCGCCAGCGCCGCAATGACCGAAGCGGTCGTGCCGCGCGTGGTGAACACCGCCACCGCGTACACGCCCAGCAACCCCGCGTACGCGAAACTCATCACGCTCAGCGCGAATTCCAGCAGCGGCGTATCGGTGTAGCGCTGCCAGTAGAAGCTCAGCACTGCCGCGCCGAACATCGCCAGCCCGACGATCCCCATCCCCCAGCGTCCGGCGTGGACATAGTGGCGCTCGGGCTTTGCCGCGGTCCGCTCGCGCCACGGGCGATAGAAATCGCTGATCAGCACCGACGACATCGCGTTCAGCGCCGAATTGGTCGTCGCCACCGCTGCCGCCGTGACGCCGATCGTCACCAGCCCACGCAGTCCCGGTGGGATCTCGGTCAGGATATAGTGGACGAAGACGGTCACTTTTTCGCCGGAGAATTGCGTTGCCGCGGTGTTCGCCGTGCCCATCAGGTCGGGCCGATTGTAGAAGATGTGGAGCAGCAGCCCGATCGTGATGAACATCGCGATGATCGGAATCGATGCGAGCGCGGACAGGATCAGCCCGCGCGCGCCGGTCTTGGCATCGGGCGAGGCAAGCAACCGCTGCGTCGTGTCCTGGTCCAGCCCGGCATTGGCGACATTCAGCAGGAACAGGCCGGTGACGATCGACAGGATGGTGAAAGGCTTGGCGAGGTCGGTCGAGGAATCGAACAGCAGCAGCTTGTGCTCCGCTGACAGCGCGCCGACGATCTGCGGCGTGCTCGCGGGAATCGCGGTCCACAGGAACACGAACACGGCGACCGCCGATCCGACATAGATCACGAACTGGATGAGGTCGTTCCACAGCACCGACCGCAGCCCGCCGACGAAGGTGAACAGGAACGCGGCGATCATGACCGCGGCGGCGGCGAACATGATGCTGCCGGCCGATACGCTGGAGAACATCACCATCGCGATGGCGATCGCGGCCAGATACACACGCGCACCGCCGGCCAGCACGCGTCCGACCAGGAACATGCCGCCCGCCGCGCGCTTCGCCCGCCCGTCGAACCGCTGGCCGAGCAGCTCGTACACCGTCGTTACCCGCAGCGCGTAGAAGCGAGGGATCAGCACCTTCGCCACAAACAGGGCGGCGAAGACCGAACTCAGGACGCCGCCCAGATAAGTGTAATCGCTACGGTACCCGTAATCCGGCCCGCCAAGGAAGGTCGCGGCCGATTGTGTCGCCGAAAGAACGGACACGGCCGCTAGCCAGGCGGGAACAGTGTGCCCGGCGAGGAAGTAATCCTCCGCATCGTTGGTCTTGCGCCGCGAAAACACGTAGCCGCCGATGACCAGCACGGCGACATAGGCAGCGACGACGATCCAGTCGAGCGGGGCGAATTGGCCTGTCATCAGCGGATGGTAGCGGAGCGGGAAGGGGGCGCAACTCCCCGGCTGCTCCCACATACGCGGGAGCGACCCGAGGGGTCAGGCCCGCACCGCGCGCAGGGCGGCCGGCCACAGCATGACCAACGCCGCGGCGGACGCCGCCAGCGTCGCCAGGGCCGCGCCCAGCGCCTCGAACCGGGGGACCAGCACGAATGCCGCCAGCACCAGCACGCCGACCGCCGCCAGCCGAATGCGAAAAGCCGTGCCCGCGCGCCCGGTGCCGATCAGGACGGGCTCGAAACCGATACCCATTACGTCGATCGCGACCGCCAGGCTGAGCACCAGCACGAGTGGCCAGGCGGTCGTGTAGGCCTTGCCGCCGACCAGATGCAGCGCCGGTTCGCCCAGGATCGGCACTGCAAGGCAGATGACCGCGCCAACCGCGAGCGTCAGCCGGGTAGATTGGCGGAACAGCCGCCGCAGATCGTCGCGCGAGGTGGCGCGATCGGCGCGCGAGAACTCCGGGAAGATGCCGCGTGAGAACATCTCCGCGATCTGCGCCAGCGCCTGGCTCAGCTGGAAGGCCAGGCGATAGGCGCCCGCGGCGGCCGGCCCCGTCACCAGTCCGACGACGACCACCACGCCCTGCCGCCCGGCCGCGTTCAGCGTCGCCGACACGTTGGTCAGTGCCGCGAAGCGCATCAGCCCCGGATGCTCGCGCCATGCGCTGATGCTGTCCCGCCATCCCCGCATCAGCCCCGGCGCGACCCGCCACACGGCGCGCCAATGGACGATCGCGGTCAGGATCTCCGCCGTACCCCAGGCGATCAGGAATCCGCGGACCGTGGGGCCCGTCGCCACGACGATCGCGGCCCCGATGAAGCGCATGATCGGTGTCGTCGACTCCGCCGCCGCGCCGATCCCGTAGCGATCGTACAGCCGCAGCACGCCGATCGCGCTCGAGCGAATCGACAGCATCAGCACCGCGCAGAAGATCATCGCGTCGCGCGTCATCCTGTCGTCCCAGCCGAACCGCGCGTCGAGCGCCCATAGGACGACCCAGACGACGCCGCATCCCGCAACCGCTGCGCCGGCGTCGAGCAAGGTGCAGAATCGCACCAGTCGCCCGAGCGCGCCGGTGTCGTTTGCCGCTTGCAGCGGTACACCGTAGCGCACGACGACCTGCCACGACTGGAACAGCATCATCGCTGCGACTGCCTGGCCGATCGACAGGATCAGCATGAACTGACCGAACCCCTCCGGGCCCAGGGTGCGCGTGGCGAGGCCGAGGTAGACGAGGCTCAGCACCGCGCCCAATCCCTTGCCGGTCAGCAGCCAGCCGACGTTGCGCAACGCCCGTCGAAACGGGCTCGCGACCTTTTCTTCCGTGGCCACTGTCTTAGATATCGCGAGCCATGCGCATGATCCGCCCCATATCGCCGACCCTGCGGACGCGCCACCGGTGAAGATCGGGTTTCTCTACAATCACGATGCGTTGCATCAGGTCAGTCATACCGCGCCGGTCGTCGCCGCCCTGGCGCGCGACGCGCGCGCCGACGTGACGGTCCTGACGTCGAGCGAGGCGCAGGCGGTACGCGTCCGTGAACTGATAGGGACCGATGCCGCCGCCCGGGTTCGCTTCGTATCGCTCGGCATCGGTGCGGTGGCGCGCGTTCTGGATACGGGGCTGCGCTGGATCGCGCCGTTCCGCCGCATCGCCGTGTTGCGCGAAAATCTGGCCGAATTCGCGAAGCTCGACGCGCTTGTCGTGCCCGAGACGACCAGCCTGATGTTGCGCGACCGCTTCGGCCTGGTGGACCTGAAATATATATGGATCCCGCATGGCGCCGGCGACCGCTCGGTCGGATTCCGTAGTGTCATGAAGGGTTTCGACCTGGTTTTGCTGTCCGGGTCAAAGGTACGCGACCGGATGCTGGCGATGGGCCTGATCACGCCCGACAATCATGCGATCGTCGGTTACCCCAAGTTCGAGACGGTCGATTTGTCGCGTCGGCCGACGCTGTTCGACAACAATCGCCCGACGATCCTATACAATCCGCATTTCGACCCGTTGCTCAGCAGCTGGTATCCTTGGGGCGAGGCGGTGGTCGACGCCATCCTCTCGCGTGGCGACGTCAATCTGGTCGTCGCACCGCACGTCATGCTGTTCCAGCGACGCATCCACGCCTCCGTCGAGCATCGCCGCCTTCACTGGCGCCGCGACCCGCCTGCGCGGTGGCAGGGGCGGGAGGGGCTGATCGTCGATCCGGGCAGCACGCGGTCGATCGACATGACCTACACGCTGGGCGCCGATATCTATGTCGGTGACGCATCGAGCCAAATCTACGAATGGATTGCGCGGCCGCGCCCGGCGATCTTCCTGAACCCTGGCCGTGCCGCCTGGGCCGACGATCCGAACTTCGCACACTGGCACCTGGGTCCGGTCATCGACGACCTGTCACGATTGAACGCCGCGATCGATGCCGCCATCGTCGACCCGCAGCGCTATGATTTGCTCCAGCGCGATGCCTTCGCGCGCACCTTCGACCGCACCGACCGTCCGGCCGCCGACCGGGCCGCAGCGGCTATCCTCTCGATCGCTTGATGCACGTTAACGCGATTGAGACACAAGCGTAATAAATTTGTCATCCGGCGGGACCCAACGCCTTGCGAAGCGTTAGTCGGCTAACCAACTGCCGACGCGCTGTGAAACAATCGATCTACGATAGCCTTGCCCTGCCGCGCCTTGCGTTCACGTCCCCTGACGTGACGTCGCCGCGCGCTGCGCCCTTGCGCAGCTATCGCCGTGGCGCGACCCCCGGCCTCGTCGGGCTGATCCGCAACCCGCGCAGCCGGCACAATGTCGGTGCAGCGAATGCCCTGGTCTACCGCCACAACGTCATTTCCGAGGCGCCCGACACGCGCGAGGCGCTGCGCATGGCGCTGGAGATGTTTGCCGCGCGCGGCATCGACCTGCTGGTGATCGACGGCGGTGACGGGACCATCCGCGACGTTCTGACCTGCGCCGGCGACAGCTTCGGTGCCCAGTGGCCCGACATTGCGATCCTTCCGACGGGCAAGACCAACGCGTTGGCGATCGACCT
The nucleotide sequence above comes from Roseomonas aeriglobus. Encoded proteins:
- a CDS encoding FdhF/YdeP family oxidoreductase, with amino-acid sequence MAGKKSTSRAGGYWGPAGGWGSMRSVAEILKREKVGPEAIRELTRQNKPRGFACTSCAWPKPADHHPAEFCEEGAKATAWELTSLRTTPEFFQKHTLTQLRGWTDYDLEQQGRLTHPLRYDAATDKYVACDWGEAFDAIGGALKALDPKSVVFYASGRASLETSYMWALMARMYGNQNLPDSSNMCHESTSVGLKAAIGVPVGTTRLEDFEHCDAIFFFGQNVGSNSPRMLHDLRSARHRGCEIVVFNPLKERGLERFTDPQNPVEMATLTETRIATQYHQVRAGGDIAAMTGIAKFLVEWDDAAKAVGDPPVLDHEFIAQHTHDFDAFSDHVRAADWGAIEAESGLSRAALEQAARVYARSKAVLGIYGMGLTQHVRGVDNVRMLVNLLLMRGNIGRPGAGPTPVRGHSNVQGQRTVGITEKTELAPVDKLKELYGFDPPTEKGLDTVEACRGIIDGSVKAVIGLGGNFLRAVPETGLMEDAWPRLDVSVQIATKLNRNHLFAGRVTYLLPCLGRIEEDVQASGPQVVTVEDSTSCIHGSRGKAKPASPHLLSEAAIVGALAKRICPPNARVDWDAWVADYGRVRDAIEATYPDKFANFNQRLFEPGGFWKGNKAAERIWETKTGKAEFLVPGDLSATGFADKDGRYRLMTLRSNDQFNTTIYGYYDRFRGVNGTRDVLFMNSEDIAAEGLHEGQVVTLMSDAGDNHVRRREGLVVTPYSIPRGCLGAYYPECNVLMPVEHHAEESHVPAAKSVPVRFAR
- a CDS encoding sodium:solute symporter, with translation MTGQFAPLDWIVVAAYVAVLVIGGYVFSRRKTNDAEDYFLAGHTVPAWLAAVSVLSATQSAATFLGGPDYGYRSDYTYLGGVLSSVFAALFVAKVLIPRFYALRVTTVYELLGQRFDGRAKRAAGGMFLVGRVLAGGARVYLAAIAIAMVMFSSVSAGSIMFAAAAVMIAAFLFTFVGGLRSVLWNDLIQFVIYVGSAVAVFVFLWTAIPASTPQIVGALSAEHKLLLFDSSTDLAKPFTILSIVTGLFLLNVANAGLDQDTTQRLLASPDAKTGARGLILSALASIPIIAMFITIGLLLHIFYNRPDLMGTANTAATQFSGEKVTVFVHYILTEIPPGLRGLVTIGVTAAAVATTNSALNAMSSVLISDFYRPWRERTAAKPERHYVHAGRWGMGIVGLAMFGAAVLSFYWQRYTDTPLLEFALSVMSFAYAGLLGVYAVAVFTTRGTTASVIAALAGGFVTVLLLQPWMGLGLTTLAFPYQLCVGTLVAAVIAAVPKPDRASAQAGA
- a CDS encoding lipopolysaccharide biosynthesis protein: MATEEKVASPFRRALRNVGWLLTGKGLGAVLSLVYLGLATRTLGPEGFGQFMLILSIGQAVAAMMLFQSWQVVVRYGVPLQAANDTGALGRLVRFCTLLDAGAAVAGCGVVWVVLWALDARFGWDDRMTRDAMIFCAVLMLSIRSSAIGVLRLYDRYGIGAAAESTTPIMRFIGAAIVVATGPTVRGFLIAWGTAEILTAIVHWRAVWRVAPGLMRGWRDSISAWREHPGLMRFAALTNVSATLNAAGRQGVVVVVGLVTGPAAAGAYRLAFQLSQALAQIAEMFSRGIFPEFSRADRATSRDDLRRLFRQSTRLTLAVGAVICLAVPILGEPALHLVGGKAYTTAWPLVLVLSLAVAIDVMGIGFEPVLIGTGRAGTAFRIRLAAVGVLVLAAFVLVPRFEALGAALATLAASAAALVMLWPAALRAVRA